A genomic stretch from Aedes albopictus strain Foshan chromosome 2, AalbF5, whole genome shotgun sequence includes:
- the LOC109407273 gene encoding uncharacterized protein LOC109407273: MLVERKQKKVEPQVEKVRDVITRRKGVGAKREIGDVLVIKTQQSKYSDVLKEIQSSATFDGLGADTSPCVDAQRCLNVRTELPDSPEKLNRSSRSSKKTENFHHSHWFTQAVKMEKSNLLFKSASLALVLVAVFQLVPASPLHEAEDPITVPSIQFRSKTDKDLCSAYQLNGKMFIALTRCLGNEASRINQLTELDVVGKGQQTVQAFALQPAGTDSLGDLAVIMYTGAIDGEDQPRDSSAGLFEKFGLRSLVRFGRRSRQDEPAAGAADNATDSAPFTGKNAQLIGAALTFVGSVLLMQ, translated from the exons ATGCTG GTCGAGCGCAAGCAGAAGAAAGTAGAGCCGCAGGTCGAGAAAGTTAGGGACGTCATAACAAGGCGCAAaggagtaggtgccaagcgcgagataGGCGACGTGCTCGTCATCAAGACacaacagtcgaagtactcggacgtcttgaaggagATACAAAGCAGCGCCACGTTCGatggtctgggagccgac ACTTCACCGTGCGTTGACGCGCAGCGTTGCCTTAACGTTAGAACTGAACTTCCTGATTCTCCTGAAAAACTCAATCGCAGTAGTCGTAGCTCGAAGAAAACGGAAAATTTTCATCATTCACATTGGTTCACTCAAGCCGTCAAGATGGAAAAGTCCAACCTTCTCTTCAAGTCCGCCTCTCTGGCACTGGTCCTGGTGGCAGTGTTCCAGCTGGTTCCCGCAAGCCCCCTCCATGAAGCCGAAGATCCAATCACCGTTCCGTCCATCCAGTTCCGAAGCAAAACCGACAAGGACCTGTGCTCGGCCTACCAACTGAACGGCAAGATGTTTATCGCCCTGACCCGCTGCTTGGGAAACGAAGCTAG CCGAATCAACCAACTGACGGAACTGGATGTGGTCGGCAAGGGCCAGCAAACGGTTCAAGCTTTTGCCCTGCAACCGGCAGGAACGGACTCTCTGGGAGATTTGGCGGTCATCATGTACACCGGTGCCATCGATGGGGAAGACCAGCCGCGGGACTCCAGCGCCGGCCTGTTCGAAAAGTTCGGTCTACGGAGCTTGGTTCGGTTCGGTCGTCGCAGCCGTCAGGATGAACCGGCCGCCGGAGCTGCAGACAACGCCACCGACAGCGCCCCGTTCACCGGCAAAAATGCGCAGCTGATTGGGGCTGCCCTGACCTTTGTGGGATCCGTTCTGCTGATGCAGTAG
- the LOC115256440 gene encoding uncharacterized protein LOC115256440 isoform X2, whose product MDSSKVFAGLPPFACNDVPMSERHSKWQTWKRGFEICLRAGKINTASEKKDLLLAYGGFELQEVFFGIPDADVAETDTVNPYDVAIGKLDEFFAPQRHEAHERFLFWSMKPEPDESLGKFIMRTQMHAKKCNFGGTTIESSGIAVIDKTLQFVPAHLREKLLQDTELTVDEVIRQVNAYETTKSASQQMSGQTIAPTMKTSENVQQIKVICKYCGSPHGQDQQCPAWNRVCSNCGKKGHFRRVCFSRAVSPSHSSFNKNNDPGAQRPLKRTFVQAFPGSSAGPSGGRKQFHRNPPYHPRRVHAIDETQNAEEEVELVEMVSSSNDSEELIWAKVGNVMIEMQIDSGVQSNIIDDKTWRYMEQNQVAVVGELMKPDKKFKAYAQHDCLEVDLMFDAVISITDSTKQLKTVARFYVAKRGPQPLLGKATAKQLGVLRVGLPSRHEPVLQIATVKRFPSIHGVRFTYRLTSLWNQWLNDCGGFHSLL is encoded by the coding sequence ATGGATTCGAGCAAGGTGTTTGCTGGACTGCCACCGTTCGCGTGCAATGATGTGCCCATGTCAGAACGACACAGCAAGTGGCAAACGTGGAAGCGAGGCTTCGAAATTTGTCTCAGAGCAGGCAAAATAAACACTGCGTCTGAGAAGAAGGACCTCTTACTAGCGTATGGAGGATTTGAGCTACAGGAGGTATTCTTCGGGATCCCTGATGCGGATGTAGCAGAAACTGATACGGTAAACCCGTATGATGTCGCTATCGGAAAGTTGGACGAATTCTTCGCTCCCCAGCGGCACGAGGCTCATGAGCGCTTTTTATTCTGGAGTATGAAGCCGGAGCCAgacgaatctctgggaaaatttaTCATGAGGACACAAATGCACGCCAAAAAGTGTAATTTCGGTGGAACGACCATCGAGAGCTCAGGTATAGCTGTGATCGACAAAACTCTACAGTTTGTACCGGCGCATTTGCGAGAAAAGCTGCTGCAAGATACCGAGCTGACTGTAGATGAAGTTATCCGGCAAGTAAACGCGTACGAAACTACTAAATCTGCAAGCCAACAAATGAGTGGACAGACCATCGCGCCGACAATGAAGACGTCCGAGAATGTACAGCAGATCAAGGTGATTTGCAAGTATTGTGGAAGTCCTCATGGCCAAGATCAACAGTGCCCAGCTTGGAATCGGGTGTGTTCGAACTGCGGTAAGaaaggccacttccgtcgggTGTGTTTCTCTCGTGCGGTATCCCCGAGCCACTCAAGTTTCAACAAGAATAATGACCCTGGTGCCCAGCGACCTCTCAAGCGCACATTTGTCCAAGCTTTCCCTGGATCCTCGGCTGGACCTTCAGGTGGTCGTAAGCAGTTCCATCGAAACCCACCGTACCATCCACGTCGAGTGCATGCAATTGATGAAACACAAAACGCCGAAGAGGAAGTTGAATTGGTGGAAATGGTATCGTCGTCGAATGACTCTGAGGAATTGATTTGGGCCAAGGTTGGAAACGTTATGATCGAGATGCAGATCGATTCTGGCGTTCAATCAAACATAATCGACGACAAAACGTGGCGTTATATGGAACAGAACCAAGTAGCAGTTGTTGGTGAGCTGATGAAACCCGATAAAAAGTTTAAAGCATATGCTCAGCACGACTGTCTTGAAGTGGATTTGATGTTTGATGCAGTAATCAGCATAACCGATAGCACGAAACAGCTGAAAACGGTTGCTCGGTTTTACGTAGCTAAGCGAGGACCACAACCGTTACTCGGCAAGGCAACAGCGAAGCAATTGGGAGTTCTAAGGGTAGGTCTTCCAAGTCGACATGAACCAGTCCTGCAAATTGCTACGGTGAAACGGTTCCCTAGTATTCACGGAGTGAGATTCACATACCGATTGACAAGTCTGTGGAACCAGTGGCTCAACGATTGCGGCGGCTTCCATTCTCTTCTCTGA